From a single Miscanthus floridulus cultivar M001 chromosome 8, ASM1932011v1, whole genome shotgun sequence genomic region:
- the LOC136473285 gene encoding zinc finger A20 and AN1 domain-containing stress-associated protein 12-like, which produces MAESQEVSGGSAAPMCANGCGFFGSAATKNFCSKCYKEHLIRTADAAAAPVAEKKIEVAKAAAHVPEQSTGHDADDAAAPAVVATATATATPVAQAPTEKENGENGGCLVETQKQEAPVGGGGAAIKCANGCGFFGSTATKNMCSGCYRDFLKNVHASPAVADKVDLATEQPAAAQISASASSAAPAVEAAAPNRCVSCLKKVGLLGFPCCCGGTFCSLHRYAEKHACDVDFKTADREKIAKNNPLVVGAKINKI; this is translated from the coding sequence ATGGCGGAGAGCCAGGAGGTCTCTGGCGGCAGTGCGGCGCCGATGTGCGCCAACGGCTGCGGGTTCTTCGGGAGCGCGGCGACCAAAAACTTCTGCTCCAAGTGCTACAAGGAACACCTGATCAGGACCGccgacgccgccgctgctcccgTCGCCGAGAAGAAGATTGAGGTTGCCAAGGCTGCTGCTCACGTGCCCGAGCAGTCGACGGGTCATGATGCCGACGACGCTGCTGCCCCTGCAGTggtggccacggccacggccacggccacgccgGTTGCTCAAGCGCCAACAGAGAAGGAGAACGGGGAGAACGGCGGCTGCCTCGTGGAGACGCAGAAGCAGGAAGCACccgtcggcggcggtggcgccgccATCAAGTGCGCGAACGGGTGCGGTTTCTTCGGGTCCACGGCGACCAAGAACATGTGCTCCGGCTGCTACAGGGACTTTCTCAAAAACGTCCACGCCTCCCCTGCCGTGGCGGACAAGGTCGATCTCGCTACCGAGCAGCCGGCGGCGGCCCAGATCTCTGCTTCAGCTTCCAGTGCTGCACcagcggtggaggcggcggcgcccAACAGGTGCGTGTCGTGCCTCAAGAAGGTGGGGCTGCTGGGGTTCCCCTGCTGCTGTGGCGGCACGTTCTGCTCGCTGCACCGGTACGCGGAGAAGCACGCCTGCGACGTCGACTTCAAGACGGCGGACCGGGAGAAGATCGCCAAGAACAACCCGCTCGTCGTGGGAGCCAAGATCAACAAAATCTGA